CACGTCGCCCTTCTTGGTCAACGGCTGCCACTCCTCTGAGCCGTGCTGCCGGAGCTCCACCTCTGACAGGCTGGCGCCTGGCCTTGTGTAGTCGATCTTGAGCGCCAGCTTCTTTTTGTCGGACCCCTTCTCCACCGTCAACTTCACCCTCACGGCGCACATCGCACCGGCGACCAGCGCCGCCAGCACCACCACCGTGAGCATCCTGGAGGAGGAGGCCATCTTCTCGATTGGTCGAAGACTGGTTGAAATTTGATTGTTGTGTGTCTGTATGTGTGTAGTTGCTGCTGCGATCTGTGTGGATTCCGATGGATGAAGTGCCTGGTATTTATGGGCGGAAGATAGTGCGCGACCAGCGGCGCTCCGGCGATCTCGCTGGCTGGCTGTGGCCGGGCTTGTCCGCTGATGCGTATGCGGCCCGGCGCCACCATCGGAGGGACAATCTCTGCATGCATGTCATCTCGTCTCTGTGGCCATCACCATCGGAGGAACAACTACAGAGCCTCGTCTCTGAC
This window of the Triticum urartu cultivar G1812 unplaced genomic scaffold, Tu2.1 TuUngrouped_contig_7875, whole genome shotgun sequence genome carries:
- the LOC125531696 gene encoding pollen allergen Dac g 3-like; its protein translation is MASSSRMLTVVVLAALVAGAMCAVRVKLTVEKGSDKKKLALKIDYTRPGASLSEVELRQHGSEEWQPLTKKGDVWEVSCSKPLVGPFNFRFLSKNGMKNVFDEVFSTDFKIGKTYQPEY